CCATGGGCGAGACCAATCACGCCATCGCCTATAAGCTAGGCATCAGCCGCCATACCGTCAAAAACCACCTCGACCAACTCCGCCTCGAGCTAGGCTCCTCAGGCCGTGCCATGATCGCCGCCTGGGCCG
This genomic window from Chloroflexota bacterium contains:
- a CDS encoding helix-turn-helix transcriptional regulator; the protein is MTRKQQIARMVAMGETNHAIAYKLGISRHTVKNHLDQLRLELGSSGRAMIAAWAAFQGLVKRDEICKR